The following are encoded in a window of Amycolatopsis lexingtonensis genomic DNA:
- a CDS encoding transglycosylase domain-containing protein: MRKADGLFKLIGLCLLAGVLVAGMLFPVVGAAGVMSNQASETVEKTSSDLADIPPPLVTTVTDSTGKPIATLYDQYRLPITPDQINEAMKWALVSVEDKRFYDHHGVDWQGTLRAAVSNSTGADTQGASTLTQQYTKNYLINVVYRNDPIGQKKAQEQSIARKLKEARIAIQLETKLSKQQILAGYLNIVEFSRQIYGIGAAAHAYFNTTPEKLTVPQAALLAGLVNNPINNDPWKHADKATARRNLVLDRMVENKKLAKADADRFKGEPLGVVPDFPAKPPANCIGAGPESGFFCQYVEDYLLKSGMTKDQLYTGGYTIKSTLDERANHEAKVSAEAQVDKTQKYVANTLSLIRPGKNRHEVVALAANRDYGQDQDAGQTTYALPAGVYNTGGAGSTFKIFTSAAVLDKGIAGIYSPVDMPDSYTSHVFSTGKGGCSTTPTGKPATYWYCVGNAGDYSRVGANATLQTALATSPNTTFVALEDKLGSTGPAIDMAKRLGLRDTMASNTGGGPVDPNVKGKNQSQAEAYGPNGNSPGYGAFTLGFSPVSGLEMGNVAATILSGGVWCPPTPIAGVTDRNGKPVPIKEAPCEQAVPEGLANTLAVGMSKDDQPGGTSAKAAADVGWNRPIIGKTGTTQGNVSAAFVGGTPQLAGAAMTFKFGGGQGGICDAGPGNVRVCGGGGNIFGGKAPARTWFGAMKNILDASQPVMQLPPPDPQYMGGGAR, encoded by the coding sequence GTGCGAAAAGCGGATGGTTTGTTCAAGCTCATCGGCCTCTGCCTGCTCGCCGGGGTGCTCGTCGCCGGCATGCTCTTCCCGGTCGTGGGGGCGGCCGGTGTCATGTCGAACCAGGCCAGCGAGACGGTGGAGAAGACGTCGTCGGACCTCGCCGACATCCCCCCACCGCTGGTGACGACGGTCACCGACAGCACCGGGAAGCCGATCGCCACGCTGTACGACCAGTACCGGCTGCCGATCACGCCGGACCAGATCAACGAGGCCATGAAGTGGGCCCTGGTCTCGGTCGAGGACAAGCGGTTCTACGACCACCACGGCGTCGACTGGCAGGGCACGCTGCGCGCGGCCGTCAGCAACAGCACCGGCGCGGACACCCAGGGCGCCTCCACGCTGACCCAGCAGTACACCAAGAACTACCTGATCAACGTCGTCTACCGGAACGACCCGATCGGCCAGAAGAAGGCCCAGGAGCAGTCGATCGCCCGCAAGCTCAAGGAAGCGCGGATCGCGATCCAGCTCGAGACGAAGCTGAGCAAGCAGCAGATCCTCGCCGGCTACCTCAACATCGTCGAGTTCTCCCGGCAGATCTACGGCATCGGCGCCGCCGCGCACGCGTACTTCAACACCACGCCGGAGAAGCTGACCGTGCCGCAGGCCGCGCTGCTGGCCGGCCTGGTGAACAACCCGATCAACAACGACCCGTGGAAGCACGCGGACAAGGCGACCGCGCGCCGCAACCTGGTCCTCGACCGGATGGTCGAGAACAAGAAGCTGGCGAAGGCCGACGCCGACCGCTTCAAGGGCGAGCCGCTGGGCGTCGTGCCGGACTTCCCGGCGAAGCCGCCGGCCAACTGCATCGGCGCCGGCCCGGAGTCCGGGTTCTTCTGCCAGTACGTCGAGGACTACCTGCTCAAGTCCGGGATGACGAAGGACCAGCTCTACACCGGCGGCTACACGATCAAGAGCACGCTGGACGAGCGCGCCAACCACGAGGCGAAGGTCTCGGCCGAGGCGCAGGTCGACAAGACGCAGAAGTACGTCGCGAACACGCTGTCGCTGATCAGACCGGGCAAGAACCGGCACGAGGTGGTGGCGCTCGCCGCGAACCGCGACTACGGCCAGGACCAGGACGCCGGGCAGACGACGTACGCGCTGCCCGCGGGCGTCTACAACACCGGCGGCGCGGGGTCGACGTTCAAGATCTTCACGTCGGCGGCCGTCCTCGACAAGGGCATCGCGGGGATCTACTCGCCGGTCGACATGCCGGACTCCTACACGTCACACGTGTTCTCGACCGGCAAGGGCGGCTGCAGCACGACGCCGACCGGGAAACCCGCCACGTACTGGTACTGCGTCGGCAACGCGGGCGACTACAGCCGGGTGGGCGCCAACGCCACGCTCCAGACGGCGCTGGCGACGTCCCCGAACACCACGTTCGTGGCGCTCGAGGACAAGCTCGGCAGCACCGGCCCCGCCATCGACATGGCGAAGCGGCTCGGCCTGCGCGACACGATGGCGAGCAACACCGGCGGTGGCCCGGTGGACCCGAACGTCAAGGGCAAGAACCAGAGCCAGGCGGAGGCGTACGGGCCCAACGGCAACAGCCCGGGCTACGGCGCGTTCACGCTCGGGTTCAGCCCGGTCAGCGGCCTGGAGATGGGCAACGTCGCCGCGACGATCCTCTCCGGCGGGGTCTGGTGCCCGCCGACCCCGATCGCCGGGGTGACCGACCGCAACGGCAAGCCGGTGCCGATCAAGGAAGCGCCGTGCGAGCAGGCCGTGCCCGAAGGCTTGGCGAACACCCTCGCCGTCGGCATGAGCAAGGACGACCAGCCGGGCGGCACGTCGGCCAAGGCCGCCGCCGACGTCGGCTGGAACCGCCCGATCATCGGCAAGACGGGCACCACGCAGGGCAACGTCTCGGCGGCGTTCGTCGGCGGCACCCCGCAGCTCGCGGGCGCGGCGATGACGTTCAAGTTCGGCGGCGGGCAGGGCGGTATCTGCGACGCCGGCCCGGGCAACGTCCGCGTCTGCGGCGGTGGCGGCAACATCTTCGGTGGCAAGGCCCCGGCGCGGACGTGGTTCGGCGCGATGAAGAACATCCTCGACGCCAGCCAGCCGGTCATGCAGCTACCACCACCGGACCCGCAGTACATGGGCGGCGGCGCCCGGTAA
- a CDS encoding WhiB family transcriptional regulator → METNQSSWRINASCRDADPDGLFVRGAEQNRAKAVCLGCPVRTECLAEALDGRINFGVWGGMTERERRALLRRRPDVESWADLLEAAKRDAEERVEVG, encoded by the coding sequence ATGGAAACCAACCAGTCGAGCTGGCGAATCAACGCGTCCTGCCGGGACGCCGATCCGGACGGCCTGTTCGTCCGGGGTGCCGAGCAGAACCGGGCCAAGGCCGTGTGCCTTGGCTGCCCGGTCCGCACGGAATGCCTCGCCGAAGCACTCGACGGCCGCATCAACTTCGGGGTCTGGGGTGGCATGACCGAACGGGAACGGCGGGCGTTGCTGCGCCGCCGCCCCGACGTGGAGAGCTGGGCGGACCTGCTCGAAGCGGCCAAGCGCGACGCGGAAGAGCGGGTCGAAGTCGGCTGA
- a CDS encoding ArsA family ATPase, translating to MLDDPESRVIVCCGSGGVGKTTTAAALALRAAERGRQTVVLTIDPARRLAQALGLRELGNHPKQVQVEGFEPKGELWAMMLDMRRTFDDMVRVHAGPERAEQLLKNPFYQTISTSFSGTQEYMAMEKLGQLAATGDWDLIIVDTPPSRSALDFLDAPTRLSSALDGRMIRLLTGPAKAGGWGLRKVVNAGFSMFAKAVSTIIGGQLLTDASAFMQAFDSMFGGFRERARKTAELLRSSGTSFLVVAAPEPDALREASYFVERLSSESMPLAGLIANRTHPVLAKLSGAEALAAAETLQNAPLAEAVLRLHADRVDLAAREERLLARFTRAHPEVALARVPALAGDVHDLDGLRDIGVKLAG from the coding sequence ATGCTGGACGACCCGGAAAGCCGCGTGATCGTCTGCTGCGGCTCCGGCGGCGTCGGCAAGACCACCACGGCCGCGGCGCTGGCGCTGCGCGCGGCCGAGCGCGGCCGCCAGACGGTGGTGCTGACCATCGACCCGGCGCGGCGGCTGGCGCAGGCGCTCGGCTTGCGCGAACTCGGCAACCACCCGAAGCAGGTGCAGGTCGAAGGGTTCGAGCCCAAGGGCGAGCTGTGGGCGATGATGCTCGACATGCGCCGCACCTTCGACGACATGGTGCGCGTGCACGCCGGCCCGGAACGCGCCGAGCAGCTGCTGAAGAACCCCTTCTACCAGACCATTTCCACGTCGTTCTCCGGCACACAGGAGTACATGGCGATGGAGAAGCTGGGCCAGCTCGCGGCGACCGGCGACTGGGACCTGATCATCGTGGACACCCCGCCGAGCCGGTCCGCTTTGGACTTCCTGGACGCGCCGACGCGGCTGTCGTCCGCTTTGGACGGCCGGATGATCCGCCTGCTGACCGGCCCGGCGAAGGCCGGCGGCTGGGGCCTGCGCAAGGTCGTCAACGCCGGGTTCTCGATGTTCGCGAAAGCGGTGTCGACGATCATCGGCGGCCAGCTGCTGACCGACGCGTCGGCGTTCATGCAGGCCTTCGACAGCATGTTCGGCGGCTTCCGCGAGCGCGCGCGCAAGACAGCGGAGCTCCTGCGCTCGTCCGGGACGTCGTTCCTCGTGGTGGCCGCGCCGGAGCCGGACGCGCTGCGCGAGGCGTCCTACTTCGTGGAGCGGCTGTCGTCGGAGTCGATGCCGCTGGCCGGGCTGATCGCGAACCGCACGCACCCGGTGCTCGCGAAGCTGTCGGGCGCGGAGGCGCTGGCCGCGGCCGAGACGCTGCAGAACGCGCCGCTGGCCGAGGCGGTGCTGCGGCTGCACGCGGACCGCGTCGACCTGGCGGCCCGCGAGGAGCGGCTGCTCGCGCGGTTCACCCGGGCGCACCCCGAGGTGGCGCTGGCCCGGGTGCCCGCGCTCGCCGGTGACGTGCACGACCTGGACGGCCTGCGCGACATCGGCGTGAAGCTCGCCGGCTGA
- a CDS encoding ArsA-related P-loop ATPase produces MTTSHAGWTDELARARLHFVTGKGGTGKTTLAAALGLALAREGRRVLLIEVEGRQGIAQLFDTEPLPYAEQRIAAVPGGGELRALHVDVEAALLEYFEMFYNLGFAGRTLRRMGAIEFATTLAPGLRDVLLTGKIKECVGRTESDGRHTYDAVVVDSPPTGRVVKFLDVTKALTDLAKTGPIRGQAEGVVRLLHSGETVIHLATLLEEMPVRETVEAVAELDGADLRPGAVLVNRVRPPRLPARSVTAAADGRVDASRVRDGLASAGLKLPQETLEALVDETVEHAVRVAAEQRAREQLAEADLPTLELPDLTDGVDVAALYDLAEALTDQGVRL; encoded by the coding sequence GTGACCACTTCCCATGCCGGCTGGACCGACGAGCTTGCCCGCGCCCGGCTGCACTTCGTCACCGGCAAGGGCGGGACCGGCAAGACGACGCTGGCCGCCGCGCTCGGCCTCGCGCTCGCCCGCGAAGGCCGCCGCGTGCTGCTCATCGAGGTCGAGGGGCGCCAGGGCATCGCCCAGCTCTTCGACACCGAGCCGCTGCCCTACGCCGAGCAGCGCATCGCCGCCGTGCCCGGCGGGGGCGAGCTGCGCGCGCTGCACGTCGACGTCGAAGCCGCGCTGCTCGAGTACTTCGAAATGTTCTACAACCTGGGCTTCGCCGGCCGGACGCTGCGGCGGATGGGCGCGATCGAGTTCGCGACCACGCTCGCGCCGGGCCTGCGGGACGTCCTGCTCACCGGGAAGATCAAGGAGTGCGTCGGGCGCACCGAGTCCGACGGGCGGCACACCTACGACGCCGTCGTCGTCGACTCGCCGCCGACCGGCCGGGTCGTCAAGTTCCTCGACGTCACCAAGGCACTGACCGACCTCGCGAAGACCGGCCCGATCCGCGGCCAGGCCGAGGGCGTCGTGCGGCTGCTGCACTCCGGCGAGACCGTGATCCACCTCGCCACGCTGCTGGAGGAGATGCCGGTCCGCGAGACCGTCGAGGCCGTGGCCGAACTGGACGGCGCCGACCTGCGCCCGGGCGCGGTGCTCGTCAACCGGGTCCGGCCGCCGCGGCTGCCGGCCCGCTCGGTGACCGCCGCCGCGGACGGGCGCGTCGACGCTTCCCGCGTCCGCGACGGGCTCGCGTCGGCCGGGCTGAAGCTGCCGCAGGAGACGCTGGAGGCGCTGGTCGACGAGACCGTCGAGCACGCCGTGCGGGTCGCCGCCGAGCAGCGGGCGCGGGAGCAGCTCGCCGAGGCCGACCTGCCCACGCTCGAACTGCCGGACCTGACCGACGGCGTCGACGTCGCGGCCCTCTACGACCTGGCCGAGGCCCTGACCGACCAGGGGGTGCGGTTGTGA
- a CDS encoding DUF4177 domain-containing protein has product MSATKWEYATVPLLIHATKQILDQWGEDGWELVTVLPNPTGEQHVAYLKRPKG; this is encoded by the coding sequence ATGAGCGCCACCAAGTGGGAGTACGCGACCGTCCCTCTGCTGATCCACGCCACGAAGCAGATCCTCGACCAGTGGGGCGAGGACGGCTGGGAGCTGGTCACCGTGCTGCCGAACCCGACGGGCGAGCAGCACGTCGCGTACCTCAAGCGTCCGAAGGGCTGA
- a CDS encoding RidA family protein: protein MSWSERLKELGIELPGVAAPLAAYVPAVQSGKHVYTSGQLPFVDGVLAATGKVGAEISPEEAKGHARTSALNALAAVHALVGIDNVARIVKVVGFVASAEGFTGQPAVVNGASELLGEVFGDAGIHARSAVGVAELPIGSPVEVELIVEVQ, encoded by the coding sequence GTGAGCTGGAGCGAACGGCTGAAGGAACTCGGCATCGAGCTGCCCGGCGTGGCCGCTCCGCTGGCCGCCTACGTGCCCGCCGTCCAGAGCGGGAAGCACGTCTACACCTCGGGCCAGCTGCCCTTCGTCGACGGCGTGCTCGCCGCGACCGGCAAGGTCGGCGCGGAGATCAGCCCCGAAGAGGCGAAGGGGCACGCCCGCACGTCGGCGCTCAACGCGCTCGCGGCCGTGCACGCGCTGGTCGGCATTGACAACGTCGCGAGGATCGTCAAGGTTGTCGGCTTCGTGGCTTCCGCGGAGGGCTTCACCGGTCAGCCCGCGGTCGTCAACGGCGCGTCCGAGCTGCTCGGCGAGGTCTTCGGCGACGCGGGCATCCACGCCCGCTCGGCCGTCGGCGTCGCGGAGCTGCCCATCGGCTCGCCGGTGGAGGTCGAACTGATCGTGGAGGTGCAGTGA